In Sander vitreus isolate 19-12246 chromosome 12, sanVit1, whole genome shotgun sequence, the following proteins share a genomic window:
- the otol1a gene encoding otolin-1-A gives MPFVRVVFLTTVLAVLMAALASSARTTRWPKPQTTKKPPRAGSSGGRTTTTTPSPSSSLHTDETTEVTTGAYSLSPTDSTTYSSDTFSTEFHTDAVVPPGNTLGNYTLDYNECFFNFCECCPPEKGPVGPTGERGPPGPQGERGPLGLPGEKGDTGLRGLPGPAGLPGANGLNGDIGDKGDQGPMGLPGAPGIPGKPGEKGDPGPRGEKGERGFSLKGDPGERGEPGLNGTKGSTGREGPMGPPGLAGTKGPKGEQGPIGDCLPGEKGDVGERGPPGLRGEMGPPGVNGTDGAKGERGEPGPPGGKGDNGARGPPGPPGGRGIAGLRGERGAKGGRGPRGPKGPPGESVEQIRSAFSVGLFPSRSFPPPGLPVKFDKVFYNGEGHWDPTINKFNATYPGVYLFSYHITVRNRPVRAALVVNGVRKLRTRDSLYGQDIDQASNLVLMHLTEGDQVWLETLRDWNGVYSSSEDDSTFSGFLLYPDPKNKPTDVENM, from the exons ATGCCTTTCGTTCGCGTAGTTTTCCTGACCACTGTCCTTGCGGTACTGATGGCCGCGCTGGCCTCCAGCGCCCGAACCACACGCTGGCCCAAACCTCAGACCACCAAGAAGCCCCCTCGAGCTGGGAGCAGCGGTGGACGGACCACCACCACGACCCCATCCCCTTCCAGCAGCCTGCACACAGATGAGACAACTGAGGTTACGACGGGCGCTTACTCCCTGTCCCCTACAGACAGCACCACCTACTCCAGTGACACTTTCTCCACTGAGTTCCACACCGATGCCGTAGTGCCCCCCGGGAACACCCTTGGAAACTATACCCTTGACTACAATGAATGCTTCTTCAACTTCTGTGAGTGCTGTCCGCCAGAGAAAGGCCCCGTTGGGCCCACGGGAGAGAGAGGGCCACCGGGACCACAAGGAGAGAGGGGCCCGCTAG GGTTACCAGGAGAGAAGGGAGACACAGGACTTAGAGGACTTCCAGGACCAGCAGGACTACCTGGAGCCAACGGACTCAATGGCGACATAG GTGACAAAGGTGATCAAGGACCCATGGGTCTTCCTGGTGCACCTGGGATCCCAGGAAAACCAGGAGAGAAAG GTGATCCGGGccccagaggagagaaaggcGAACGTGGCTTCAGTCTGAAAGGGGACccgggagaaagaggagagccTGGCCTGAATGGGACTAAGGGCAGCACCGGGCGAGAGGGGCCTATGGGTCCCCCTGGGTTAGCTGGGACAAAGGGTCCGAAAGGTGAACAGGGACCTATAGGCGACTGTTTACCAGGCGAGAAAGGGGATGTGGGTGAGCGTGGGCCCCCTGGTCTGAGAGGTGAGATGGGTCCCCCAGGAGTAAATGGAACTGATGGtgcaaagggagagagaggggagccAGGGCCTCCGGGAGGGAAGGGGGATAATGGTGCCAGAGGGCCCCCAGGACCTCCAGGAGGGAGGGGCATAGCAGGGCTGAGAGGAGAAAGGGGAGCTAAAGGTGGGCGTGGGCCCCGGGGCCCTAAAGGCCCACCAGGTGAGAGCGTGGAGCAGATTCGCTCTGCCTTCAGTGTGGGCTTGTTCCCCAGCAGGTCCTTCCCTCCGCCCGGCCTGCCTGTGAAGTTTGATAAGGTGTTTTACAACGGGGAGGGGCACTGGGACCCAACAATCAACAAGTTCAATGCCACATACCCGGGGGTCTACTTATTCAGTTACCACATCACCGTGCGCAACCGGCCCGTGCGTGCTGCCCTAGTGGTTAACGGGGTACGGAAGCTGCGGACTCGGGATTCTCTGTACGGCCAGGACATCGATCAGGCGTCCAACCTTGTGCTGATGCATCTGACTGAAGGCGACCAGGTGTGGCTGGAGACGCTGAGAGACTGGAACGGAGTTTACTCCAGCAGTGAGGATGACAGCACTTTCTCTGGCTTCTTGCTTTACCCAGACCCAAAGAACAAACCTACTGACGTGGAAAACATGTGA
- the tal1 gene encoding T-cell acute lymphocytic leukemia protein 1 homolog isoform X1, with translation MTHSQNGSTYTVTSTTRLERTQRTRTSGDGLKMMEKRQPELRPGSPDLESGPGKREDSSIISRLNGCKEEEEPRREEGERERGGSFKGVEETDDAPLQNSGNGTSISIIINGVAKETASHNALDLKREVPVIELSRRDAIKALEQRTESHLVPITELRRPPPLPLPPPQRDDARMVQLSPNAFPVPARAMLYNLAQPLAAINSLGGESEQYSMYPSNRVKRRPAPYEVELDEGRRILDLYKYAGQPKIVRRIFTNSRERWRQQNVNGAFAELRKLIPTHPPDKKLSKNEILRLAMKYISFLSNLLDDQDGGRNVGSTTDGETGLLVGVGAHEGGPQGGPHQDTVVSLARDDLLETMSPGSSCGSLPDGDAEGSPESFMEDQDSPPAPRTLTASRGPPLHLAARDLRRNGRPRDGSSRR, from the exons ATGACCCACTCACAAAATGGCTCCACTTACACAGTAACATCAACAACACGGCTGGAACG GACGCAGCGGACTCGAACGAGTGGTGACGGTTTAAAAATGATGGAAAAACGGCAGCCGGAGCTTCGTCCTGGAAGTCCCGATTTAGAGTCCGGTCCTGGAAAGCGGGAGGACTCctccatcatctccagactGAATGGATgcaaggaggaagaggagccgaggagagaggagggggagagggagaggggagggagctTCAAGGGGGTTGAGGAGACGGATGACGCTCCTCTGCAGAACTCAGGCAACGGGACCAgcatcagcatcatcatcaacgGCGTTGCCAAGGAAACTGCCTCTCACAACGCCCTTGACCTGAAAAGGGAAGTGCCGGTGATCGAGCTCTCCAGGAGGGACGCTATAAAAGCGCTGGAGCAGAGGACTGAAAGCCATTTGGTGCCGATCACGGAACTTCGCAGACCTCCACCGCTGCCGCTGCCACCGCCGCAACGAGACGACGCTCGAATGGTCCAACTGAGCCCAAACGCGTTTCCTGTCCCGGCCCGGGCGATGCTCTACAACCTGGCGCAGCCTCTCGCCGCCATCAACAG TCTCGGAGGGGAGTCGGAGCAGTACAGCATGTACCCCAGCAACAGGGTAAAGCGCCGCCCGGCGCCTTATGAGGTTGAACTCGACGAGGGTAGGCGCATTTTAGATCTTTATAAGTATG CTGGCCAGCCAAAGATTGTACGTCGCATCTTCACTAACAGTCGTGAGCGTTGGCGGCAGCAGAACGTAAACGGGGCATTTGCGGAGCTTCGCAAACTCATCCCCACTCACCCCCCAGACAAGAAGCTGAGCAAGAATGAGATCCTGCGGCTTGCTATGAAGTACATCAGCTTCCTCTCCAACCTCCTGGACGACCAGGACGGAGGGAGGAATGTTGGCAGCACAACTGATGGGGAAACAGGGCTGCTGGTTGGGGTCGGGGCCCACGAGGGGGGCCCTCAGGGTGGACCACATCAGGACACAGTGGTAAGCTTGGCCAGGGACGATCTTCTGGAGACAATGTCGCCAGGCTCCAGTTGTGGAAGCCTGCCTGATGGCGATGCCGAGGGCAGTCCAGAGAGCTTTATGGAGGACCAGGACTCGCCTCCAGCTCCAAGGACTCTAACAGCTTCACGGGGCCCCCCGCTGCATCTAGCTGCTAGAGATCTGAGGCGCAATGGCCGCCCTAGAGATGGCTCCAGTCGCCGATGA
- the tal1 gene encoding T-cell acute lymphocytic leukemia protein 1 homolog isoform X2, which yields MTHSQNGSTYTVTSTTRLERTQRTRTSGDGLKMMEKRQPELRPGSPDLESGPGKREDSSIISRLNGCKEEEEPRREEGERERGGSFKGVEETDDAPLQNSGNGTSISIIINGVAKETASHNALDLKREVPVIELSRRDAIKALEQRTESHLVPITELRRPPPLPLPPPQRDDARMVQLSPNAFPVPARAMLYNLAQPLAAINSLGGESEQYSMYPSNRVKRRPAPYEVELDEAGQPKIVRRIFTNSRERWRQQNVNGAFAELRKLIPTHPPDKKLSKNEILRLAMKYISFLSNLLDDQDGGRNVGSTTDGETGLLVGVGAHEGGPQGGPHQDTVVSLARDDLLETMSPGSSCGSLPDGDAEGSPESFMEDQDSPPAPRTLTASRGPPLHLAARDLRRNGRPRDGSSRR from the exons ATGACCCACTCACAAAATGGCTCCACTTACACAGTAACATCAACAACACGGCTGGAACG GACGCAGCGGACTCGAACGAGTGGTGACGGTTTAAAAATGATGGAAAAACGGCAGCCGGAGCTTCGTCCTGGAAGTCCCGATTTAGAGTCCGGTCCTGGAAAGCGGGAGGACTCctccatcatctccagactGAATGGATgcaaggaggaagaggagccgaggagagaggagggggagagggagaggggagggagctTCAAGGGGGTTGAGGAGACGGATGACGCTCCTCTGCAGAACTCAGGCAACGGGACCAgcatcagcatcatcatcaacgGCGTTGCCAAGGAAACTGCCTCTCACAACGCCCTTGACCTGAAAAGGGAAGTGCCGGTGATCGAGCTCTCCAGGAGGGACGCTATAAAAGCGCTGGAGCAGAGGACTGAAAGCCATTTGGTGCCGATCACGGAACTTCGCAGACCTCCACCGCTGCCGCTGCCACCGCCGCAACGAGACGACGCTCGAATGGTCCAACTGAGCCCAAACGCGTTTCCTGTCCCGGCCCGGGCGATGCTCTACAACCTGGCGCAGCCTCTCGCCGCCATCAACAG TCTCGGAGGGGAGTCGGAGCAGTACAGCATGTACCCCAGCAACAGGGTAAAGCGCCGCCCGGCGCCTTATGAGGTTGAACTCGACGAGG CTGGCCAGCCAAAGATTGTACGTCGCATCTTCACTAACAGTCGTGAGCGTTGGCGGCAGCAGAACGTAAACGGGGCATTTGCGGAGCTTCGCAAACTCATCCCCACTCACCCCCCAGACAAGAAGCTGAGCAAGAATGAGATCCTGCGGCTTGCTATGAAGTACATCAGCTTCCTCTCCAACCTCCTGGACGACCAGGACGGAGGGAGGAATGTTGGCAGCACAACTGATGGGGAAACAGGGCTGCTGGTTGGGGTCGGGGCCCACGAGGGGGGCCCTCAGGGTGGACCACATCAGGACACAGTGGTAAGCTTGGCCAGGGACGATCTTCTGGAGACAATGTCGCCAGGCTCCAGTTGTGGAAGCCTGCCTGATGGCGATGCCGAGGGCAGTCCAGAGAGCTTTATGGAGGACCAGGACTCGCCTCCAGCTCCAAGGACTCTAACAGCTTCACGGGGCCCCCCGCTGCATCTAGCTGCTAGAGATCTGAGGCGCAATGGCCGCCCTAGAGATGGCTCCAGTCGCCGATGA